In Sander vitreus isolate 19-12246 chromosome 12, sanVit1, whole genome shotgun sequence, the following proteins share a genomic window:
- the LOC144526308 gene encoding uncharacterized protein LOC144526308 isoform X4 codes for MDRFTLYFSLLLACLLYDAQPAAPTADNSTTSSTDYISPGPSTTNSSTSSTLVNTSTTSAPEASDTTPPSTSTSAPTDTPPSPSSAVSSTLPSTSSTTASSSDVSTNSASMMSAATATSQDSNSTTYTQLDGLTTTASSVSAATAQPAAPKADNSTTSSTDYISPGPSTTNSSTSSTLVNTSTTSAPEASDTTPPSTSTSAPTDTPPSPSSAVSSTLPSTSSTTASSSDVSTNSASMMSAATATSQDSNSTTYTQLDGLTTTASSVSAATAQPAAPKGCAGPPLLCCPGRNDSCFRQCFCDNACLQFGDCCPDYKSTCTQHIPPSPSSAVSSTTEHSTISSTTASSSSDVSTNSVSMMSAATATRQNSNSTTSTQLDGLTTSASSVSAAPAGTTLTDTRTTLDPSSVTYLPADAHIVTLDLKAYVLSQNGENEDVIFEAISNFISQTLLQLNCEDCSSTIRHIKRT; via the exons CTCAACCGGCAGCTCCAACAG CAGATAACAGCACAACATCATCAACAGACTATATTTCTCCAGGACCCAGCACAACAAACAGCAGTACCTCCTCTACACTTGTTAATACCAGCACAACTTCAGCACCCGAAGCTTctgacacaacaccaccaagcacAAGTACATCTGCACCCACAGATACCCCCCCATCTCCGTCATCTGCAGTGTCTTCAACATTACCCAGTACAAGCAGCACTACTGCATCATCATCAGATGTGAGCACAAACTCAGCCTCCATGATGTCTGCTGCTACAGCAACCAGCCAAGACAGCAACAGCACTACATATACGCAATTAGATGGCCTCACAACTACAGCATCCTCAGTCTCTGCGGCTACAG CTCAACCAGCAGCTCCAAAAG CAGATAACAGCACAACATCATCAACAGACTATATTTCTCCAGGACCCAGCACAACAAACAGCAGTACCTCCTCTACACTTGTTAATACCAGCACAACTTCAGCACCCGAAGCTTctgacacaacaccaccaagcacAAGTACATCTGCACCCACAGATACCCCCCCATCTCCGTCATCTGCAGTGTCTTCAACATTACCCAGTACAAGCAGCACTACTGCATCATCATCAGATGTGAGCACAAACTCAGCCTCCATGATGTCTGCTGCTACAGCAACCAGCCAAGACAGCAACAGCACTACATATACGCAATTAGATGGCCTCACAACTACAGCATCCTCAGTCTCTGCGGCTACAG CTCAACCAGCAGCTCCAAAAG GCTGTGCAGGTCCACCCCTGCTGTGTTGTCCTGGTCGAAACGACTCCTGCTTCAGGCAATGTTTCTGTGATAACGCCTGCTTGCAATTTGGCGACTGCTGTCCTGACTACAAGTCCACCTGCACGCAAC ATATCCCCCCATCTCCGTCATCTGCAGTGTCTTCAACAACAGAACACAGCACAATAAGCAGCACtactgcatcatcatcatcagatgtGAGCACAAACTCAGTCTCCATGATGTCTGCTGCTACAGCAACCAGGCAAAACAGCAACAGTACTACATCTACGCAATTAGATGGACTCACAACTTCAGCATCCTCAGTCTCCGCAGCTCCAG CAGGGACAACACTGACAGACACCAGGACAACTCTGGATCCCAGTAGTGTCACATATTTACCAGCAG ATGCCCATATAGTGACCCTTGACCTGAAAGCTTATGTATTATCCCAGAATGGGGAAAATGAAGATGTGATTTTTGAGGCCATTTCCAAT TTTATTTCCCAGACCCTTCTCCAGCTGAACTGTGAGGACTGCTCATCAACTATCAGACACATCAAACGCACCTGA
- the LOC144526308 gene encoding uncharacterized protein LOC144526308 isoform X1: protein MDRFTLYFSLLLACLLYDAQPAAPTADNSTTSSTDYISPGPSTTNSSTSSTLVNTSTTSAPEASDTTPPSTSTSAPTDTPPSPSSAVSSTLPSTSSTTASSSDVSTNSASMMSAATATSQDSNSTTYTQLDGLTTTASSVSAATAQPAAPKADNSTTSSTDYISPGPSTTNSSTSSTLVNTSTTSAPEASDTTPPSTSTSAPTDTPPSPSSAVSSTLPSTSSTTASSSDVSTNSASMMSAATATSQDSNSTTYTQLDGLTTTASSVSAATAQPAAPKGCAGPPLLCCPGRNDSCFRQCFCDNACLQFGDCCPDYKSTCTQPSDTTPQSTTSKSSTSTPTDIPPSPSSAVSSTTEHSTISSTTASSSSDVSTNSVSMMSAATATRQNSNSTTSTQLDGLTTSASSVSAAPAGTTLTDTRTTLDPSSVTYLPADAHIVTLDLKAYVLSQNGENEDVIFEAISNFISQTLLQLNCEDCSSTIRHIKRT, encoded by the exons CTCAACCGGCAGCTCCAACAG CAGATAACAGCACAACATCATCAACAGACTATATTTCTCCAGGACCCAGCACAACAAACAGCAGTACCTCCTCTACACTTGTTAATACCAGCACAACTTCAGCACCCGAAGCTTctgacacaacaccaccaagcacAAGTACATCTGCACCCACAGATACCCCCCCATCTCCGTCATCTGCAGTGTCTTCAACATTACCCAGTACAAGCAGCACTACTGCATCATCATCAGATGTGAGCACAAACTCAGCCTCCATGATGTCTGCTGCTACAGCAACCAGCCAAGACAGCAACAGCACTACATATACGCAATTAGATGGCCTCACAACTACAGCATCCTCAGTCTCTGCGGCTACAG CTCAACCAGCAGCTCCAAAAG CAGATAACAGCACAACATCATCAACAGACTATATTTCTCCAGGACCCAGCACAACAAACAGCAGTACCTCCTCTACACTTGTTAATACCAGCACAACTTCAGCACCCGAAGCTTctgacacaacaccaccaagcacAAGTACATCTGCACCCACAGATACCCCCCCATCTCCGTCATCTGCAGTGTCTTCAACATTACCCAGTACAAGCAGCACTACTGCATCATCATCAGATGTGAGCACAAACTCAGCCTCCATGATGTCTGCTGCTACAGCAACCAGCCAAGACAGCAACAGCACTACATATACGCAATTAGATGGCCTCACAACTACAGCATCCTCAGTCTCTGCGGCTACAG CTCAACCAGCAGCTCCAAAAG GCTGTGCAGGTCCACCCCTGCTGTGTTGTCCTGGTCGAAACGACTCCTGCTTCAGGCAATGTTTCTGTGATAACGCCTGCTTGCAATTTGGCGACTGCTGTCCTGACTACAAGTCCACCTGCACGCAAC CTTCTGACACAACACCACAAAGCACAACAAGTAAAAGCAGTACATCTACACCCACAGATATCCCCCCATCTCCGTCATCTGCAGTGTCTTCAACAACAGAACACAGCACAATAAGCAGCACtactgcatcatcatcatcagatgtGAGCACAAACTCAGTCTCCATGATGTCTGCTGCTACAGCAACCAGGCAAAACAGCAACAGTACTACATCTACGCAATTAGATGGACTCACAACTTCAGCATCCTCAGTCTCCGCAGCTCCAG CAGGGACAACACTGACAGACACCAGGACAACTCTGGATCCCAGTAGTGTCACATATTTACCAGCAG ATGCCCATATAGTGACCCTTGACCTGAAAGCTTATGTATTATCCCAGAATGGGGAAAATGAAGATGTGATTTTTGAGGCCATTTCCAAT TTTATTTCCCAGACCCTTCTCCAGCTGAACTGTGAGGACTGCTCATCAACTATCAGACACATCAAACGCACCTGA
- the LOC144526308 gene encoding uncharacterized protein LOC144526308 isoform X2, translated as MDRFTLYFSLLLACLLYDAQPAAPTADNSTTSSTDYISPGPSTTNSSTSSTLVNTSTTSAPEASDTTPPSTSTSAPTDTPPSPSSAVSSTLPSTSSTTASSSDVSTNSASMMSAATATSQDSNSTTYTQLDGLTTTASSVSAATAQPAAPKDNSTTSSTDYISPGPSTTNSSTSSTLVNTSTTSAPEASDTTPPSTSTSAPTDTPPSPSSAVSSTLPSTSSTTASSSDVSTNSASMMSAATATSQDSNSTTYTQLDGLTTTASSVSAATAQPAAPKGCAGPPLLCCPGRNDSCFRQCFCDNACLQFGDCCPDYKSTCTQPSDTTPQSTTSKSSTSTPTDIPPSPSSAVSSTTEHSTISSTTASSSSDVSTNSVSMMSAATATRQNSNSTTSTQLDGLTTSASSVSAAPAGTTLTDTRTTLDPSSVTYLPADAHIVTLDLKAYVLSQNGENEDVIFEAISNFISQTLLQLNCEDCSSTIRHIKRT; from the exons CTCAACCGGCAGCTCCAACAG CAGATAACAGCACAACATCATCAACAGACTATATTTCTCCAGGACCCAGCACAACAAACAGCAGTACCTCCTCTACACTTGTTAATACCAGCACAACTTCAGCACCCGAAGCTTctgacacaacaccaccaagcacAAGTACATCTGCACCCACAGATACCCCCCCATCTCCGTCATCTGCAGTGTCTTCAACATTACCCAGTACAAGCAGCACTACTGCATCATCATCAGATGTGAGCACAAACTCAGCCTCCATGATGTCTGCTGCTACAGCAACCAGCCAAGACAGCAACAGCACTACATATACGCAATTAGATGGCCTCACAACTACAGCATCCTCAGTCTCTGCGGCTACAG CTCAACCAGCAGCTCCAAAAG ATAACAGCACAACATCATCAACAGACTATATTTCTCCAGGACCCAGCACAACAAACAGCAGTACCTCCTCTACACTTGTTAATACCAGCACAACTTCAGCACCCGAAGCTTctgacacaacaccaccaagcacAAGTACATCTGCACCCACAGATACCCCCCCATCTCCGTCATCTGCAGTGTCTTCAACATTACCCAGTACAAGCAGCACTACTGCATCATCATCAGATGTGAGCACAAACTCAGCCTCCATGATGTCTGCTGCTACAGCAACCAGCCAAGACAGCAACAGCACTACATATACGCAATTAGATGGCCTCACAACTACAGCATCCTCAGTCTCTGCGGCTACAG CTCAACCAGCAGCTCCAAAAG GCTGTGCAGGTCCACCCCTGCTGTGTTGTCCTGGTCGAAACGACTCCTGCTTCAGGCAATGTTTCTGTGATAACGCCTGCTTGCAATTTGGCGACTGCTGTCCTGACTACAAGTCCACCTGCACGCAAC CTTCTGACACAACACCACAAAGCACAACAAGTAAAAGCAGTACATCTACACCCACAGATATCCCCCCATCTCCGTCATCTGCAGTGTCTTCAACAACAGAACACAGCACAATAAGCAGCACtactgcatcatcatcatcagatgtGAGCACAAACTCAGTCTCCATGATGTCTGCTGCTACAGCAACCAGGCAAAACAGCAACAGTACTACATCTACGCAATTAGATGGACTCACAACTTCAGCATCCTCAGTCTCCGCAGCTCCAG CAGGGACAACACTGACAGACACCAGGACAACTCTGGATCCCAGTAGTGTCACATATTTACCAGCAG ATGCCCATATAGTGACCCTTGACCTGAAAGCTTATGTATTATCCCAGAATGGGGAAAATGAAGATGTGATTTTTGAGGCCATTTCCAAT TTTATTTCCCAGACCCTTCTCCAGCTGAACTGTGAGGACTGCTCATCAACTATCAGACACATCAAACGCACCTGA
- the LOC144526308 gene encoding uncharacterized protein LOC144526308 isoform X3, which yields MDRFTLYFSLLLACLLYDAQPAAPTDNSTTSSTDYISPGPSTTNSSTSSTLVNTSTTSAPEASDTTPPSTSTSAPTDTPPSPSSAVSSTLPSTSSTTASSSDVSTNSASMMSAATATSQDSNSTTYTQLDGLTTTASSVSAATAQPAAPKADNSTTSSTDYISPGPSTTNSSTSSTLVNTSTTSAPEASDTTPPSTSTSAPTDTPPSPSSAVSSTLPSTSSTTASSSDVSTNSASMMSAATATSQDSNSTTYTQLDGLTTTASSVSAATAQPAAPKGCAGPPLLCCPGRNDSCFRQCFCDNACLQFGDCCPDYKSTCTQPSDTTPQSTTSKSSTSTPTDIPPSPSSAVSSTTEHSTISSTTASSSSDVSTNSVSMMSAATATRQNSNSTTSTQLDGLTTSASSVSAAPAGTTLTDTRTTLDPSSVTYLPADAHIVTLDLKAYVLSQNGENEDVIFEAISNFISQTLLQLNCEDCSSTIRHIKRT from the exons CTCAACCGGCAGCTCCAACAG ATAACAGCACAACATCATCAACAGACTATATTTCTCCAGGACCCAGCACAACAAACAGCAGTACCTCCTCTACACTTGTTAATACCAGCACAACTTCAGCACCCGAAGCTTctgacacaacaccaccaagcacAAGTACATCTGCACCCACAGATACCCCCCCATCTCCGTCATCTGCAGTGTCTTCAACATTACCCAGTACAAGCAGCACTACTGCATCATCATCAGATGTGAGCACAAACTCAGCCTCCATGATGTCTGCTGCTACAGCAACCAGCCAAGACAGCAACAGCACTACATATACGCAATTAGATGGCCTCACAACTACAGCATCCTCAGTCTCTGCGGCTACAG CTCAACCAGCAGCTCCAAAAG CAGATAACAGCACAACATCATCAACAGACTATATTTCTCCAGGACCCAGCACAACAAACAGCAGTACCTCCTCTACACTTGTTAATACCAGCACAACTTCAGCACCCGAAGCTTctgacacaacaccaccaagcacAAGTACATCTGCACCCACAGATACCCCCCCATCTCCGTCATCTGCAGTGTCTTCAACATTACCCAGTACAAGCAGCACTACTGCATCATCATCAGATGTGAGCACAAACTCAGCCTCCATGATGTCTGCTGCTACAGCAACCAGCCAAGACAGCAACAGCACTACATATACGCAATTAGATGGCCTCACAACTACAGCATCCTCAGTCTCTGCGGCTACAG CTCAACCAGCAGCTCCAAAAG GCTGTGCAGGTCCACCCCTGCTGTGTTGTCCTGGTCGAAACGACTCCTGCTTCAGGCAATGTTTCTGTGATAACGCCTGCTTGCAATTTGGCGACTGCTGTCCTGACTACAAGTCCACCTGCACGCAAC CTTCTGACACAACACCACAAAGCACAACAAGTAAAAGCAGTACATCTACACCCACAGATATCCCCCCATCTCCGTCATCTGCAGTGTCTTCAACAACAGAACACAGCACAATAAGCAGCACtactgcatcatcatcatcagatgtGAGCACAAACTCAGTCTCCATGATGTCTGCTGCTACAGCAACCAGGCAAAACAGCAACAGTACTACATCTACGCAATTAGATGGACTCACAACTTCAGCATCCTCAGTCTCCGCAGCTCCAG CAGGGACAACACTGACAGACACCAGGACAACTCTGGATCCCAGTAGTGTCACATATTTACCAGCAG ATGCCCATATAGTGACCCTTGACCTGAAAGCTTATGTATTATCCCAGAATGGGGAAAATGAAGATGTGATTTTTGAGGCCATTTCCAAT TTTATTTCCCAGACCCTTCTCCAGCTGAACTGTGAGGACTGCTCATCAACTATCAGACACATCAAACGCACCTGA